From one Haloferax marinisediminis genomic stretch:
- a CDS encoding chorismate mutase codes for MTDDTADETESIQDMTLDELREEIEDIDRGIVELIARRTYVADAVAQVKAEQNLPTTDESQEERVMERAGENADHFEVDSNLVKAIFRLLIEINKAEQRQNR; via the coding sequence ATGACAGACGACACTGCAGACGAAACCGAATCGATTCAGGACATGACTCTCGACGAACTCCGCGAGGAAATCGAAGACATCGACCGCGGCATCGTCGAACTCATCGCGCGGCGAACCTACGTCGCCGACGCGGTTGCGCAGGTCAAAGCCGAACAGAACCTGCCGACGACAGACGAGTCCCAAGAAGAGCGCGTGATGGAACGCGCCGGTGAGAACGCCGACCACTTCGAAGTGGATTCGAACCTCGTGAAGGCAATCTTCCGGTTGCTCATCGAGATAAACAAGGCTGAGCAGCGGCAGAATCGGTAG
- a CDS encoding CPBP family intramembrane glutamic endopeptidase, translating to MNRGQQPNTRAAGGWRRVGLFLVLTFGWSWAFWIPEAIAAAGLVQTVPDLPELGAFGPTVAAFVIVVYTGGLSGARRLARRAIQLDYPNRWLVFTVLFTPAIIAVSLGVAFVTGTTPSFPWAGNLVVLPIAFVVVLLLGGPIQEEFGWRGVLLDSLQNRLGALWSGVVVGLVWAVWHLPLFYIPSETIYYRNPFVGFAVSITLLSVLMTWVYNNTNGSLLPALLFHASFNWSQVMFPVLDSDPASLAFVVLLAVSTIAVVGYSGAKTLVRGGGEPPTAAR from the coding sequence ATGAATCGAGGACAGCAGCCAAATACCCGCGCTGCGGGCGGGTGGCGGCGAGTCGGTCTCTTTCTCGTTCTCACGTTTGGGTGGTCCTGGGCGTTCTGGATTCCAGAGGCGATTGCGGCGGCAGGACTCGTTCAAACAGTTCCTGACCTTCCAGAACTGGGCGCGTTTGGGCCAACTGTCGCTGCGTTCGTCATCGTCGTCTACACTGGCGGGCTTTCGGGCGCTCGACGCCTCGCGAGGCGTGCAATCCAACTCGACTACCCGAACCGATGGCTCGTCTTCACGGTGCTCTTTACTCCCGCGATAATCGCCGTCTCACTCGGTGTTGCATTCGTCACTGGAACGACGCCGTCGTTTCCGTGGGCGGGAAACCTGGTCGTGCTCCCAATCGCGTTCGTGGTCGTCCTCCTGCTCGGCGGACCGATTCAAGAAGAGTTCGGGTGGCGCGGCGTCCTCCTCGATTCACTCCAGAACCGACTCGGTGCGCTCTGGAGTGGTGTCGTCGTCGGACTGGTCTGGGCTGTGTGGCATCTGCCCCTGTTCTACATCCCGAGCGAGACGATTTACTACCGGAATCCGTTCGTCGGGTTCGCCGTCTCGATTACACTCCTGTCTGTCCTCATGACGTGGGTGTACAACAACACGAACGGGAGTCTCTTGCCGGCGCTCCTCTTTCACGCGTCGTTCAACTGGTCGCAGGTGATGTTCCCCGTCCTCGACTCCGACCCGGCGAGTCTCGCGTTCGTCGTGCTTCTCGCGGTGAGTACGATTGCTGTCGTGGGCTACTCGGGAGCGAAGACGTTGGTTCGTGGTGGGGGTGAACCACCGACAGCAGCCCGATAG
- a CDS encoding FAD-binding oxidoreductase — protein MATASTPIDDSIVSELETQFRGTLLQPTEAGYDEARNIWNAMIDRRPALIAQCAGVADVRAAVDFARTNDLLVSVKGAGHNIAGNAINDDGLVIDLSPMKSVRVDPEAKTARVEPGVILSELDHETQAFGLATPVGYNSTTGISGLTLGGGFGWLSRKYGLTADNLRSVDIVTADGELRHASESENEDLFWAVRGGSGNFGIVTSFEFDLHAVGPEVLSGLIVHPFDDAADVLRAYREYVATVPDDVTAWMVFRHAPPLEFIPEEWHGKMVLILAAFYAGSMSDGEEALKPLREIGSPIVDVIGPHPYEGWQQAFDGLLGPGARNYWKSHNFEEITDGMIDTFVEYAASMPTPLSEIAVAQLGGAINHVSVEETAYPHRDAEFLMNLHTRWEDPAQDDECIAWARECYEAMKPHATGGVYVNFIPEDVGEERAAYRENYDRLVEIKKTYDPENLFRMNQNVTPTS, from the coding sequence ATGGCAACTGCTAGCACACCGATTGACGACAGTATAGTCTCTGAACTAGAAACGCAGTTCCGTGGGACGTTGCTTCAACCCACAGAAGCAGGCTACGACGAAGCACGAAACATCTGGAACGCGATGATCGACCGCCGTCCGGCGCTCATTGCACAGTGCGCAGGTGTTGCAGACGTGAGGGCTGCAGTCGACTTCGCGCGCACGAACGACCTACTCGTCTCGGTGAAAGGAGCGGGGCACAACATCGCCGGGAACGCCATCAATGACGACGGCCTCGTCATCGACCTCTCACCGATGAAGTCGGTGCGAGTCGACCCCGAGGCGAAGACCGCACGAGTCGAACCGGGCGTGATTCTCTCCGAGTTAGACCACGAAACACAGGCGTTTGGCCTCGCGACGCCGGTCGGATACAATTCGACGACTGGTATCTCTGGACTCACGCTGGGTGGTGGGTTCGGGTGGCTCTCACGGAAGTATGGACTGACTGCGGACAACCTCCGCTCGGTCGATATCGTCACTGCAGACGGCGAACTTCGACACGCCAGCGAGTCCGAAAACGAGGACCTGTTCTGGGCAGTTCGCGGCGGCAGCGGCAACTTCGGTATCGTCACCTCGTTCGAGTTCGACCTCCACGCAGTCGGACCCGAGGTGCTGTCTGGACTCATCGTCCACCCGTTCGATGATGCCGCAGACGTCCTGCGTGCGTACCGCGAATACGTTGCGACTGTTCCCGACGACGTGACCGCGTGGATGGTCTTCCGACACGCACCGCCGCTCGAATTCATCCCTGAGGAGTGGCACGGAAAGATGGTCCTCATCCTCGCGGCGTTCTACGCGGGTTCGATGTCCGACGGCGAAGAGGCGCTCAAACCGTTACGCGAGATTGGGTCGCCCATCGTCGACGTGATTGGACCACACCCGTACGAAGGGTGGCAACAGGCGTTCGACGGACTCCTCGGCCCCGGTGCCCGAAACTACTGGAAGTCACACAACTTCGAAGAGATTACCGACGGCATGATAGACACGTTCGTCGAGTACGCGGCGTCGATGCCGACACCGCTCAGTGAGATTGCAGTCGCCCAACTCGGCGGTGCAATCAACCACGTCTCGGTCGAGGAAACAGCGTACCCCCACCGCGACGCCGAGTTCCTGATGAACCTCCACACTCGCTGGGAAGACCCAGCCCAAGACGACGAGTGCATCGCGTGGGCACGCGAGTGCTACGAGGCGATGAAACCCCACGCGACTGGTGGGGTCTACGTCAACTTCATCCCCGAAGACGTGGGTGAAGAACGAGCAGCGTACCGCGAGAACTACGACCGACTCGTCGAAATCAAGAAGACGTACGACCCGGAGAACCTGTTCCGGATGAACCAGAACGTCACACCGACATCGTAG
- a CDS encoding OsmC family protein — MVKRQAETTWQGGKDGSGDFSTESGQVEGTFTFPTRFEDEPGTNPEEVIGAAHSGCFCMQLTALLEGEGYTATELHAVADVHLRPADGGGFEIPQIELTLEADIPDIDEDTFEEIAQQAKETCPVSKALAGPEITLDATLLS; from the coding sequence ATGGTCAAAAGACAAGCCGAAACGACGTGGCAAGGTGGAAAAGATGGGAGCGGTGACTTCAGCACCGAGAGCGGACAGGTCGAAGGAACGTTCACGTTCCCGACTCGCTTCGAGGACGAACCGGGGACGAACCCCGAAGAGGTCATCGGCGCAGCACACTCTGGATGTTTCTGCATGCAACTGACGGCGCTTCTCGAAGGAGAAGGCTATACGGCAACCGAACTCCACGCTGTGGCAGATGTCCACCTCAGACCCGCAGACGGTGGTGGATTCGAGATTCCCCAAATCGAACTGACACTGGAAGCCGACATCCCAGACATCGACGAGGACACCTTCGAGGAGATTGCGCAGCAAGCCAAAGAGACCTGTCCGGTCTCGAAGGCACTGGCTGGCCCGGAGATTACGCTCGACGCGACGCTCCTGAGCTAA
- a CDS encoding LysE family translocator has translation MQGLVLGVSIAAPVGPIGVLCIQRTLSRGRRAGFVSGLGAASADAVYGVIAGFGITALSSILLDYQTGIRVAGGLLLVYLGVQSFRAEPAETAAATTDSERLAHDYGSTFLLTITNPVTILAFVGIFAGLGVGTSGNYLDAAVLVAGVFTGSALWWLVLSTGVSLFRTRFTRPVMRRVNQLAGVVIAGFGVLALWSAV, from the coding sequence TTGCAGGGTCTCGTTCTCGGTGTCTCGATCGCGGCACCGGTCGGCCCAATCGGCGTCCTCTGTATTCAGCGAACGCTTTCGAGGGGGAGACGCGCTGGCTTCGTCAGCGGACTCGGCGCGGCGTCCGCAGACGCCGTTTACGGAGTTATCGCCGGGTTCGGTATCACTGCGCTGTCGTCGATTCTCTTGGACTACCAGACGGGAATCAGGGTTGCTGGTGGACTGCTCTTGGTGTACCTCGGGGTGCAGTCGTTCCGGGCCGAACCCGCGGAGACTGCTGCGGCGACGACTGACTCCGAGCGCCTCGCTCACGACTACGGGTCGACGTTCCTGTTGACGATAACGAATCCCGTGACGATACTGGCGTTCGTCGGCATCTTCGCCGGATTGGGCGTCGGAACCTCCGGAAACTATCTCGACGCTGCCGTCCTCGTTGCTGGCGTCTTCACGGGGTCTGCACTCTGGTGGCTCGTCTTGAGCACCGGTGTGAGCCTCTTCAGAACGCGATTCACGCGGCCAGTGATGCGCCGAGTGAACCAACTCGCCGGAGTCGTCATCGCGGGGTTCGGAGTGCTCGCGCTGTGGAGTGCAGTGTAG
- a CDS encoding aminoglycoside N(3)-acetyltransferase — protein MPEADAIEAADEPNTVSSLASDFRRLGIDAGDTLLVHSSLSSLGWVVGGPQAVVDALQAVLTDDGTLVMPTHSGQYTDPAGWENPPVPDDWVETIRETMPPFRPDVTPTRGMGAIPECFRAYPGVVRSDHPTFSFAAWGAGADEVVADHRLDDGLGEQSPLARVYDRDGHVLLLGVGHDRNTSLHLAEYRADFEKERIQSAAPLLRDGERVVFEYDDIDIDSDDFEQLGADFESEVGLTEGPVGAGTAKLVNQPTIVDFAVDWFEVHR, from the coding sequence ATGCCTGAAGCAGATGCTATCGAAGCCGCAGACGAACCGAACACGGTCTCGTCGCTCGCTTCGGATTTCCGTCGCCTCGGCATCGACGCCGGCGACACCCTCCTCGTCCACTCATCGTTGAGTTCGCTCGGCTGGGTCGTTGGCGGCCCACAGGCCGTCGTGGACGCGTTGCAGGCGGTACTCACCGACGACGGCACGCTCGTGATGCCCACTCACAGCGGCCAGTACACAGACCCAGCAGGGTGGGAGAATCCACCAGTTCCGGACGACTGGGTCGAGACGATTCGCGAGACGATGCCGCCGTTCCGGCCCGACGTGACGCCGACGCGCGGGATGGGTGCGATTCCTGAGTGCTTCCGAGCCTATCCCGGTGTGGTCCGGAGCGACCATCCGACGTTTTCCTTCGCCGCGTGGGGTGCAGGAGCAGACGAAGTCGTCGCCGACCACAGACTCGACGACGGCCTCGGCGAACAGTCGCCGCTCGCGCGAGTCTACGACCGCGATGGCCACGTGTTACTCCTCGGTGTCGGCCACGACCGCAACACCTCACTCCACCTCGCGGAGTACCGTGCTGACTTCGAGAAAGAACGCATCCAGTCGGCCGCTCCACTTCTCCGTGACGGTGAGCGAGTCGTCTTCGAGTACGACGATATCGACATCGACTCCGACGACTTCGAGCAACTCGGCGCAGACTTCGAATCGGAAGTCGGTCTCACCGAAGGGCCCGTCGGTGCGGGCACGGCGAAACTCGTGAACCAGCCGACGATAGTCGACTTCGCCGTCGACTGGTTCGAAGTACACCGATAG
- a CDS encoding nuclear transport factor 2 family protein, protein MAAISKRANVEILEDAYEAYNEGDLETVVSTFADDIEWVEPEGGLGGGTHRGPDAVLNDIFMPTLDAMDEVAAKPERFIDGGDTVVVVGKLTGTAKGTGTRLAVPFAHIIDMKDGKISKCVNNTDTALFQQLFEA, encoded by the coding sequence ATGGCAGCAATTAGCAAACGGGCGAATGTAGAGATACTCGAAGACGCGTACGAGGCGTACAACGAGGGAGACCTGGAGACCGTCGTGTCCACGTTCGCAGACGATATCGAGTGGGTCGAACCGGAAGGTGGATTGGGCGGTGGAACGCACCGCGGCCCCGACGCCGTCTTGAACGACATCTTCATGCCAACGCTGGATGCGATGGACGAGGTCGCGGCCAAACCAGAGCGCTTCATCGATGGCGGAGACACAGTCGTCGTCGTGGGGAAGCTAACCGGGACAGCGAAAGGAACTGGCACCCGCCTTGCAGTCCCGTTCGCACACATCATCGACATGAAAGACGGCAAGATCAGCAAGTGCGTGAACAACACGGATACGGCGCTGTTCCAGCAGTTGTTCGAGGCATAA
- the surE gene encoding 5'/3'-nucleotidase SurE, protein MSEPAILLTNDDGIESVGFKALYDTLSEFADVTAVAPATDQSAVGRKMSTDAVVAEHELGYALEGTPADCTVAGLEALCPDVDMVVSGINKGANIGAYVLGRSGTVSAAVEAAFFDVPAIALSMYVPPGGDVPWHEKATDPGDYRDATRAASYLVKHAEPAGVFEQCDYLNVNAPMAEPSGEPADMEVTYPSEMYDMTASYDNGTVRLHDRVWERMSTGDIPDPEGTDRRAVVDGKISVSPLTAPHTTHHHEALDGLTEAYLD, encoded by the coding sequence ATGAGCGAACCCGCCATCCTCCTCACGAACGACGATGGTATCGAGAGTGTTGGATTCAAAGCACTCTACGATACCCTCTCAGAGTTCGCCGACGTGACTGCCGTCGCGCCAGCGACCGACCAGAGTGCAGTCGGCCGCAAGATGTCGACCGACGCCGTGGTCGCCGAACACGAACTCGGGTACGCACTGGAGGGAACGCCCGCCGACTGTACAGTCGCTGGGTTGGAAGCCCTCTGTCCCGACGTCGACATGGTCGTCTCCGGCATCAACAAAGGCGCCAACATCGGCGCGTACGTCCTCGGTCGGTCGGGAACCGTCAGCGCCGCCGTCGAAGCGGCGTTCTTCGACGTTCCTGCAATCGCTCTCTCGATGTACGTCCCACCGGGCGGCGACGTTCCGTGGCACGAGAAGGCGACTGACCCAGGCGACTACCGTGACGCGACGCGTGCGGCGTCCTACCTCGTCAAGCACGCCGAACCCGCAGGCGTGTTCGAGCAGTGTGATTACCTGAACGTCAACGCGCCGATGGCCGAGCCGAGCGGCGAACCTGCGGACATGGAAGTTACCTACCCCTCGGAGATGTACGACATGACCGCGAGTTACGACAACGGGACCGTGAGACTCCACGACCGTGTCTGGGAGCGGATGAGCACCGGTGACATTCCCGACCCCGAGGGGACCGACCGTCGCGCCGTCGTCGATGGCAAGATTTCGGTCTCGCCGCTAACTGCGCCGCACACGACACACCACCACGAAGCACTCGACGGGCTCACAGAGGCCTATCTCGACTGA
- a CDS encoding small ribosomal subunit Rsm22 family protein, translated as MIDRDAVRDNAKYLRNVRPIDPEEIAEYIDGAPHPAVVKQTLREEAYDLGLFEQDDGTFVPANEDDVTPPGWSPTQFPGDYSFALEDLLIQRYGANWHVGDSGDRLRQRVRQLKEDYYRGNPVEYDDDAALGYAIYHLPDYYAAVGYVLDDIAETGLLSRRLRVLDVGAGTGGPALGLHDYLPDDSLVDYHAVEPSASADVLERMLGETRRNFRTTIHDETAEAFEPEGEYDLVVFASVLSELDDPTAVVRKYLDVLADDGAVVAIAPADRNTSIGLREVEREVTPVDGDVTVYSPTLRLWDGYAPSDRGWSFDVKPDLDVPGFQRRLDEGRDAEEDEGTFVNVDVQYSYSILRTDGKRRLGIRANASRFAKMAEMDLHVTNRIDLLAVKLSHNLSEGGNHLFKIGDGSQAVDHYAVRTNPTVLNADLEDAAYGDVLAFENVLALWNDDEEAYNLVVDGETIVDRVA; from the coding sequence ATGATAGATAGAGACGCTGTCCGCGACAACGCGAAGTACCTCAGAAACGTCCGCCCAATCGACCCCGAAGAGATTGCCGAGTACATCGACGGCGCGCCACACCCAGCAGTCGTCAAACAGACGCTCCGCGAGGAAGCCTACGACCTTGGCCTCTTCGAGCAGGACGACGGAACGTTCGTCCCGGCGAACGAAGACGACGTGACGCCACCGGGATGGTCGCCAACGCAGTTCCCCGGTGACTACTCGTTCGCCCTCGAAGACCTCCTCATCCAACGCTACGGCGCGAACTGGCACGTCGGCGACTCCGGCGACCGCCTCCGCCAGCGCGTCCGCCAGTTGAAAGAAGACTACTATCGCGGAAATCCCGTCGAGTACGACGACGACGCCGCACTCGGGTACGCCATCTACCACCTCCCGGACTACTACGCCGCCGTCGGCTACGTCCTCGACGATATCGCGGAAACCGGCCTGCTCTCACGTCGATTGCGTGTCCTCGACGTCGGTGCAGGAACCGGTGGCCCGGCCCTCGGCCTCCACGACTACCTCCCAGACGACTCACTCGTCGACTACCACGCGGTCGAACCGAGCGCCTCCGCCGACGTGCTCGAACGAATGCTCGGCGAGACGCGTCGGAACTTCCGAACGACCATCCACGACGAGACGGCAGAGGCGTTCGAGCCGGAGGGTGAGTACGACCTCGTCGTCTTCGCGAGCGTCCTGAGTGAACTCGACGACCCCACCGCAGTCGTCCGGAAGTACCTCGACGTCCTCGCCGACGACGGAGCCGTCGTCGCCATCGCACCCGCCGACCGGAACACGAGCATCGGTCTCCGAGAAGTCGAACGCGAGGTCACACCCGTCGACGGCGACGTGACGGTTTACTCGCCGACGCTGCGCCTCTGGGACGGCTATGCGCCCTCGGACCGGGGCTGGTCGTTCGACGTCAAACCGGACCTCGACGTACCGGGGTTCCAACGCCGGCTCGACGAGGGACGTGACGCCGAGGAGGACGAAGGAACGTTCGTCAACGTGGACGTGCAGTACTCCTACAGTATCCTCAGAACCGATGGGAAGCGTCGCCTCGGTATCCGTGCAAACGCGTCACGGTTCGCCAAGATGGCGGAGATGGACCTGCACGTCACGAACCGTATCGACCTCCTCGCGGTGAAACTGAGCCACAACCTCTCGGAGGGGGGCAACCACCTGTTCAAAATCGGTGACGGCAGTCAAGCAGTCGACCACTACGCCGTCCGAACCAATCCGACGGTCCTGAACGCCGACCTCGAAGACGCAGCGTACGGGGACGTACTGGCCTTCGAGAACGTCCTCGCGCTGTGGAACGACGACGAAGAAGCCTACAACCTCGTCGTCGACGGAGAGACGATCGTCGACAGAGTGGCGTAA